Proteins encoded within one genomic window of Actinomycetes bacterium:
- a CDS encoding UDP-glucose/GDP-mannose dehydrogenase family protein has protein sequence MRVTVIGAGHVGLVTAVCLAKIGHEVVADDDDRAKLELLRQGKAWFYEPQLQQLMTEALAAGRLRFTSDKAEAVRHGEVIFVSVGTPSRDDGSPNLKFVEAVARDIARHLPSGEFRLVCEKSTVPVQTGLRVAQVMRREAPPGADYEVASNPEFLREGSAIEDTLRPDRIVVGTESERGTRVLRQLYAPIIESTGCQLLATDRATAELIKHASNAFLATKISFINSVAAVCERSGADVELVARGMGLDPRIGPQFLKAGAGYGGSCFPKDVAAFAHRSRELGVDFGILHEVARVNLEARRNIVEKVRDALWHLEGKRIGVLGLAFKPDTDDLREAPAMEVVRGLLDGGAEVIAYDPVAREQAAACMPGLQVAAKAHEVADGAHALVLLTEWKEFAELDPADLKSRMAYPIVIDARNFFDVAAFVAEGFTVAGVGRPVATPADARG, from the coding sequence ATGCGCGTAACGGTCATCGGGGCCGGCCACGTCGGACTCGTCACAGCTGTCTGCCTGGCCAAGATCGGCCACGAGGTGGTCGCCGACGACGACGACCGGGCCAAGCTCGAGCTCCTCCGGCAGGGCAAGGCCTGGTTCTACGAGCCGCAGCTCCAGCAGCTGATGACCGAGGCCCTGGCGGCCGGCCGGCTGCGGTTCACCTCCGACAAGGCCGAGGCGGTCCGCCACGGCGAGGTGATCTTCGTCTCGGTGGGCACCCCGAGCCGGGACGACGGCAGCCCCAACCTCAAGTTCGTCGAGGCGGTCGCCCGCGACATCGCCCGCCACCTGCCCTCCGGCGAGTTCCGCCTGGTCTGCGAGAAGAGCACCGTGCCGGTGCAGACCGGACTGCGGGTGGCCCAGGTGATGCGCCGGGAGGCACCGCCGGGTGCCGACTACGAGGTCGCGTCCAACCCTGAGTTCCTGCGCGAGGGCTCGGCGATCGAGGACACCCTGCGCCCCGACCGGATCGTGGTCGGCACCGAGTCCGAGCGCGGCACCCGCGTCCTCCGCCAGTTGTACGCGCCGATCATCGAGTCGACCGGCTGCCAGCTCCTGGCCACCGACCGCGCCACCGCCGAGCTGATCAAGCACGCGTCGAACGCGTTCCTGGCCACCAAGATCAGCTTCATCAACTCGGTGGCCGCGGTCTGCGAGCGGTCCGGCGCCGACGTGGAGCTGGTCGCCCGGGGCATGGGCCTGGACCCGCGCATCGGCCCGCAGTTCCTCAAGGCCGGGGCCGGGTACGGGGGCAGCTGCTTCCCCAAGGACGTCGCCGCGTTCGCCCACCGCTCGCGCGAGCTGGGCGTCGACTTCGGCATCCTCCATGAGGTGGCCAGGGTCAACCTGGAGGCGCGCCGCAACATCGTGGAGAAGGTGCGCGACGCGCTCTGGCACCTCGAGGGCAAGCGGATCGGCGTGCTCGGGCTCGCCTTCAAGCCCGACACCGACGACCTCCGCGAGGCCCCGGCCATGGAGGTCGTGCGCGGCCTGCTGGACGGCGGCGCCGAGGTGATCGCCTACGACCCGGTTGCCCGCGAGCAGGCCGCGGCCTGCATGCCCGGCCTGCAGGTCGCTGCCAAGGCCCACGAGGTGGCCGACGGGGCCCACGCGCTCGTGCTGCTCACCGAGTGGAAGGAGTTCGCCGAGCTGGACCCGGCCGACCTCAAGAGCCGCATGGCGTACCCGATCGTCATCGACGCACGGAACTTCTTCGACGTGGCCGCCTTCGTCGCCGAGGGCTTCACGGTGGCCGGTGTGGGACGTCCGGTGGCGACCCCTGCCGACGCGCGGGGCTGA